From Bombus huntii isolate Logan2020A chromosome 4, iyBomHunt1.1, whole genome shotgun sequence, one genomic window encodes:
- the LOC126864441 gene encoding vigilin isoform X2 — protein sequence MQQQSVMEEGTAYEPPTYDETFPVLPESASSSSGKLNIFSINNNLQLGRITITQMFRVPGEERKFDHSDKFGERESIRTCKTIMKETNTIIEIATSKDQSLTFLITGKQNQVLEAKRRILTTFQTQASKQISIPKDHHRWILGKQGQRLKDLEKTTATKINVPSVQDQSDTITITGTKEGIEKAEHEIRVISDEQSRKAFERISVPKIYHPFIHGAHNENLNAMMADTGARINIPPASVQEDEITIAGEKEGVLAAKQKIEAIYRDMEKRCAIVSVEVPKSQHKYVIGPRGSTIAEILQVTGVSVEMPAPDSPTGTITLRGPQEKLGQALNKVYEKANSVRTAVVKAPVWIHKYIIGRKGVNIKRITQEMPKVNVEFTGKEDKIKIEGPPEEVEKAQNELQVMASDLISKLTFTELNVDPRFYKHIIGKNGCNVNRVKEGTGVVINISENDGSNIIRIEGNLAGVLKAQTELVEMVKKLENEKEKDVIIDHRYYPSIIGNKGDNIKEIRDKFNQVQITIPGPGEKGDIVKIRGPKEDVDKCHKYLMKLVKELNEHNYVLEVPIFKQFHKFVIGKGGVNIRKIREETQTKIELPAEGEKSDVITITGKKENVEKAKEMIQKIQNELANIIMDEIVIPPKFYNSLIGTGGKLIHSIMEDCGGVAIKFPTAESRSDKVTIRGPKEDVEKAKQQLLELTNEKQLSSYSAEIRESTGARIIFPTEADQDKEIITIMGKKEAVEKAKAELEATISEIDNITEGEIRIDPKHHRHFVARRGGVLHRIADECGGVQISFPRAGVDSDRVILKGSHECIEAAKQRMREIVQELESMVTEECIIPQKHHRTVMGAKGRKVQMITSEYDVQIKFPDRETYDEQRVAEQMNGENGEVPETVPACDVIRITGQPENVAAAKQALLDLVPITIEVEVPFDLHRSIIGQKGRDVRELMNTYDVHIMLSPAEEKLDYIKISGTPPCVENAKQAILDKCKALEAERQDRALKSFELKIEVDPEYHPKIIGRKGAVINKIRSDHDVQINFPRKGDPEEHIITITGYEKNACTARDDIMKIVNELNDLTKEEVHINAAVHSRLIGSKGRNIRKIMDEFKVDIKFPRKTDPDPNIVTIVGTEENVADAKDRLLNLEEEYIQDVIENEYRENLRSPQRDERNSGNSGFVVKGGPWEQQQQSAPNTASVEEFPQFAGYSHVPVTNPDGPWGVKR from the exons ATGCAGCAGCAGTCAGTAATGGAAGAGGGAACGGCCTATGAGCCACCTACCTATGATGAGACATTCCCAGTTCTTCCTGAGTCAGCCAGTTCAAGTTcaggaaaattaaatattttctctataaataataatttacaacttGGACGTATAACTATTACACAG ATGTTTCGTGTACCTGGAGAGGAACGCAAATTTGATCATAGTGACAAATTTGGAGAACGTGAATCCATACGTACGTGTAAAACAATAATGAAAGAGACAAATACAATCATTGAAATAGCTACATCAAAAGATCAGTCTCTAACATTCCTAATAACTGGTAAACAAAATCAAGTATTGGAAGCCAAGCGTCGAATTTTAACAACATTTCAGACGCAG GCAAGCAAACAGATTAGCATTCCTAAGGATCATCATCGTTGGATTCTTGGAAAACAGGGGCAGCGTCTAAAAGATCTAGAAAAGACAACTGCAACAAAGATAAATGTTCCATCTGTGCAAGACCAGTCAGATACAATAACTATTACAGGAACTAAAGAAGGAATAGAAAAGGCTGAGCATGAAATTAGAGTGATTTCAGATGAACAG TCAAGAAAAGCATTTGAAAGAATATCTGTGCCAAAAATATATCATCCATTTATACATGGTGCACATAATGAGAATCTCAATGCCATGATGGCAGACACTGGTGCTCGAATTAATATTCCCCCTGCTTCTGTTCAAGAAGATGAAATCACCATTGCTGGTGAAAAAGAAGGTGTTTTAGCAGCAAAACAAAAAATTGAAGCCATTTATAGAGATATG GAAAAGAGATGTGCAATAGTATCAGTTGAAGTTCCAAAATCTCAGCACAAATACGTCATTGGTCCACGTGGTAGTACAATAGCAGAGATACTGCAAGTAACTGGTGTGAGTGTAGAAATGCCTGCACCAGATTCTCCTACAGGAACTATTACTCTTCGTGGACCTCAGGAAAAGCTTGGTCAAG CACTAAATAAAGTATATGAAAAAGCGAATAGTGTTCGTACAGCTGTGGTAAAAGCACCCGTTTggattcataaatatataataggaAGGAAAGGAGTTAATattaaacgtattacgcaaGAAATGCCAAAAGTGAATGTAGAGTTCACtggaaaagaagataaaatcaAAATCGAAGGTCCTCCTGAAGAAGTAGAAAAAGCACAAAATGAACTTCAAGTGATGGCTAGTGATCTTATATCTAAGCTCACTTTTACAGAATTAAATGTTGATCCTAGattttataaacatattaTTGGGAAGAATGGATGTAATG TAAACCGAGTAAAAGAAGGAACAGGTGTTGTAATTAATATCTCTGAGAATGATGGTAGTAACATAATTCGTATTGAAGGAAATCTTGCTGGTGTGCTCAAAGCTCAAACG GAGTTAGTAGAAATGGTGAAAAAATTGGAgaatgaaaaagagaaagatgtAATAATAGATCATCGTTATTATCCTAGTATTATTGGAAATAAGGGAgataatattaaagaaattagaGATAAGTTCAATCAAGTACAGATCACTATTCCTGGTCCAG gTGAAAAAGGAGATATAGTAAAAATTAGAGGGCCTAAAGAGGATGTAGATAAGTGccataaatatttaatgaaattagtaAAAGAACTCAATGAACATAATTATGTCTTAGAGGTACCTATTTTCAAGCAGTTCCATAAGTTTGTCATTGGAAAAGGTGGAGTCAACATTCGTAAA ATCAGAGAAGAAACACAAACTAAGATCGAGTTACCTGCCGAAGGTGAGAAAAGCGATGTTATAACCATCACTGGCAAGAAAGAGAATGTAGAAAAAGCTAAAGAAATGAttcaaaaaatacaaaatgaatTG GCCAATATTATTATGGATGAGATAGTAATCCCACCAAAGTTTTACAATTCTCTTATTGGTACTGGTGGAAAATTAATTCACTCTATTATGGAAGATTGTGGTGGTGTTGCAATTAAATTTCCTACAGCAGAGAGTCGGAGTGATAAG GTAACTATTAGGGGGCCTAAAGAAGATGTTGAGAAGGCAAAACAACAGTTGCTTGAGCTTACAAATGAAAAACAATTGTCCAGTTATTCGGCTGAA ATAAGAGAATCCACAGGGGCACGTATAATATTTCCAACGGAAGCAGATCAggataaggaaataattacaattatgGGAAAGAAAGAGGCTGTTGAAAAAGCTAAAGCTGAACTAGAAGCTACAATTAGCGAAATC GATAATATTACTGAAGGTGAAATTCGCATTGATCCGAAGCATCATAGACATTTTGTTGCTCGGAGAGGAGGTGTATTACATCGTATTGCAGATGAATGTGGAGGAGTACAAATTTCATTTCCGAGAGCTGGCGTCGATAGTGATCGAGTAATTTTAAAAGGATCACATGAATGTATAGAAGCAGCGAAGCAACGAATGCGTGAAATTGTACAAGAATTG GAATCAATGGTGACAGAAGAATGTATAATACCTCAAAAACATCATCGTACAGTTATGGGAGCAAAGGGACGTAAAGTGCAGATGATTACATCTGAGTATGATGTACAAATAAAATTCCCTGATCGGGAAACATATG aTGAACAGCGTGTAGCAGAACAAATGAACGGTGAGAATGGTGAAGTTCCCGAAACTGTTCCAGCGTGTGATGTTATTCGCATTACTGGGCAACCAGAAAATGTAGCTGCTGCTAAACAAGCGTTGCTTGATCTAGTACCAATTACGATAGAA gtGGAGGTGCCGTTTGATCTTCATCGCTCTATAATAGGTCAAAAGGGTCGTGATGTGCGGGAACTAATGAATACATATGATGTTCATATCATGTTATCTCCAGCGGAGGAAAAACTTGATTATATTAAG ATTTCTGGAACACCACCGTGTGTTGAAAATGCAAAACAAGCTATACTCGATAAGTGTAAAGCTTTGGAAGCTGAACGTCAAGATAGAGCTTTGAAATCGTTCGAATTAAAG ATTGAAGTTGATCCAGAATATCATCCAAAGATAATTGGACGAAAAGGGGCCGtgattaataaaatacgtaGTGATCATGAtgttcaaattaattttccacgTAAAGGTGATCCAGAAGAACATATCATTACAATCACTGGTTATGAAAAAAATGCTTGCACCGCAAGAGATGATATCATGAAAATTGTTAACGAATTA AATGACTTGACGAAAGAAGAAGTGCATATAAATGCTGCTGTGCATTCGCGTTTAATCGGTTCGAAAGGAAGGAATATTCGTAAAATAATGGATGAGTTTAAAgttgatattaaatttccaaggaaaacCGATCCTGATCCCAATATTGTAACAATTGTGGGTACGGAAGAAAATGTAGCTGATGCAAAAGATCGTTTATTGAATTTAGAAGAAGAATAT aTTCAAGACGTTATAGAAAATGAGTACCGCGAAAATTTACGTTCACCTCAACGCGACGAAAGGAATTCTGGAAATTCCGGGTTTGTAGTGAAAGGAGGACCTTGGGAGCAGCAACAACAAAGTGCTCCGAACACCGCTAGCGTTGAAGAATTTCCGCAATTTGCCGGATATTCTCACGTACCTGTAACTAATCCTGATGGTCCTTGGGGTGTGAAACGTTAA
- the LOC126864441 gene encoding vigilin isoform X1, translated as MQQQSVMEEGTAYEPPTYDETFPVLPESASSSSGKLNIFSINNNLQLGRITITQMFRVPGEERKFDHSDKFGERESIRTCKTIMKETNTIIEIATSKDQSLTFLITGKQNQVLEAKRRILTTFQTQASKQISIPKDHHRWILGKQGQRLKDLEKTTATKINVPSVQDQSDTITITGTKEGIEKAEHEIRVISDEQSRKAFERISVPKIYHPFIHGAHNENLNAMMADTGARINIPPASVQEDEITIAGEKEGVLAAKQKIEAIYRDMEKRCAIVSVEVPKSQHKYVIGPRGSTIAEILQVTGVSVEMPAPDSPTGTITLRGPQEKLGQALNKVYEKANSVRTAVVKAPVWIHKYIIGRKGVNIKRITQEMPKVNVEFTGKEDKIKIEGPPEEVEKAQNELQVMASDLISKLTFTELNVDPRFYKHIIGKNGCNVNRVKEGTGVVINISENDGSNIIRIEGNLAGVLKAQTELVEMVKKLENEKEKDVIIDHRYYPSIIGNKGDNIKEIRDKFNQVQITIPGPGEKGDIVKIRGPKEDVDKCHKYLMKLVKELNEHNYVLEVPIFKQFHKFVIGKGGVNIRKIREETQTKIELPAEGEKSDVITITGKKENVEKAKEMIQKIQNELANIIMDEIVIPPKFYNSLIGTGGKLIHSIMEDCGGVAIKFPTAESRSDKVTIRGPKEDVEKAKQQLLELTNEKQLSSYSAEVRAKVQHHKFLIGKNGANIKKIRESTGARIIFPTEADQDKEIITIMGKKEAVEKAKAELEATISEIDNITEGEIRIDPKHHRHFVARRGGVLHRIADECGGVQISFPRAGVDSDRVILKGSHECIEAAKQRMREIVQELESMVTEECIIPQKHHRTVMGAKGRKVQMITSEYDVQIKFPDRETYDEQRVAEQMNGENGEVPETVPACDVIRITGQPENVAAAKQALLDLVPITIEVEVPFDLHRSIIGQKGRDVRELMNTYDVHIMLSPAEEKLDYIKISGTPPCVENAKQAILDKCKALEAERQDRALKSFELKIEVDPEYHPKIIGRKGAVINKIRSDHDVQINFPRKGDPEEHIITITGYEKNACTARDDIMKIVNELNDLTKEEVHINAAVHSRLIGSKGRNIRKIMDEFKVDIKFPRKTDPDPNIVTIVGTEENVADAKDRLLNLEEEYIQDVIENEYRENLRSPQRDERNSGNSGFVVKGGPWEQQQQSAPNTASVEEFPQFAGYSHVPVTNPDGPWGVKR; from the exons ATGCAGCAGCAGTCAGTAATGGAAGAGGGAACGGCCTATGAGCCACCTACCTATGATGAGACATTCCCAGTTCTTCCTGAGTCAGCCAGTTCAAGTTcaggaaaattaaatattttctctataaataataatttacaacttGGACGTATAACTATTACACAG ATGTTTCGTGTACCTGGAGAGGAACGCAAATTTGATCATAGTGACAAATTTGGAGAACGTGAATCCATACGTACGTGTAAAACAATAATGAAAGAGACAAATACAATCATTGAAATAGCTACATCAAAAGATCAGTCTCTAACATTCCTAATAACTGGTAAACAAAATCAAGTATTGGAAGCCAAGCGTCGAATTTTAACAACATTTCAGACGCAG GCAAGCAAACAGATTAGCATTCCTAAGGATCATCATCGTTGGATTCTTGGAAAACAGGGGCAGCGTCTAAAAGATCTAGAAAAGACAACTGCAACAAAGATAAATGTTCCATCTGTGCAAGACCAGTCAGATACAATAACTATTACAGGAACTAAAGAAGGAATAGAAAAGGCTGAGCATGAAATTAGAGTGATTTCAGATGAACAG TCAAGAAAAGCATTTGAAAGAATATCTGTGCCAAAAATATATCATCCATTTATACATGGTGCACATAATGAGAATCTCAATGCCATGATGGCAGACACTGGTGCTCGAATTAATATTCCCCCTGCTTCTGTTCAAGAAGATGAAATCACCATTGCTGGTGAAAAAGAAGGTGTTTTAGCAGCAAAACAAAAAATTGAAGCCATTTATAGAGATATG GAAAAGAGATGTGCAATAGTATCAGTTGAAGTTCCAAAATCTCAGCACAAATACGTCATTGGTCCACGTGGTAGTACAATAGCAGAGATACTGCAAGTAACTGGTGTGAGTGTAGAAATGCCTGCACCAGATTCTCCTACAGGAACTATTACTCTTCGTGGACCTCAGGAAAAGCTTGGTCAAG CACTAAATAAAGTATATGAAAAAGCGAATAGTGTTCGTACAGCTGTGGTAAAAGCACCCGTTTggattcataaatatataataggaAGGAAAGGAGTTAATattaaacgtattacgcaaGAAATGCCAAAAGTGAATGTAGAGTTCACtggaaaagaagataaaatcaAAATCGAAGGTCCTCCTGAAGAAGTAGAAAAAGCACAAAATGAACTTCAAGTGATGGCTAGTGATCTTATATCTAAGCTCACTTTTACAGAATTAAATGTTGATCCTAGattttataaacatattaTTGGGAAGAATGGATGTAATG TAAACCGAGTAAAAGAAGGAACAGGTGTTGTAATTAATATCTCTGAGAATGATGGTAGTAACATAATTCGTATTGAAGGAAATCTTGCTGGTGTGCTCAAAGCTCAAACG GAGTTAGTAGAAATGGTGAAAAAATTGGAgaatgaaaaagagaaagatgtAATAATAGATCATCGTTATTATCCTAGTATTATTGGAAATAAGGGAgataatattaaagaaattagaGATAAGTTCAATCAAGTACAGATCACTATTCCTGGTCCAG gTGAAAAAGGAGATATAGTAAAAATTAGAGGGCCTAAAGAGGATGTAGATAAGTGccataaatatttaatgaaattagtaAAAGAACTCAATGAACATAATTATGTCTTAGAGGTACCTATTTTCAAGCAGTTCCATAAGTTTGTCATTGGAAAAGGTGGAGTCAACATTCGTAAA ATCAGAGAAGAAACACAAACTAAGATCGAGTTACCTGCCGAAGGTGAGAAAAGCGATGTTATAACCATCACTGGCAAGAAAGAGAATGTAGAAAAAGCTAAAGAAATGAttcaaaaaatacaaaatgaatTG GCCAATATTATTATGGATGAGATAGTAATCCCACCAAAGTTTTACAATTCTCTTATTGGTACTGGTGGAAAATTAATTCACTCTATTATGGAAGATTGTGGTGGTGTTGCAATTAAATTTCCTACAGCAGAGAGTCGGAGTGATAAG GTAACTATTAGGGGGCCTAAAGAAGATGTTGAGAAGGCAAAACAACAGTTGCTTGAGCTTACAAATGAAAAACAATTGTCCAGTTATTCGGCTGAAGTACGTGCCAAAGTACAACATCATAAATTCCTTATTGGAAAGAATGGTGCCAATATCAAAAAG ATAAGAGAATCCACAGGGGCACGTATAATATTTCCAACGGAAGCAGATCAggataaggaaataattacaattatgGGAAAGAAAGAGGCTGTTGAAAAAGCTAAAGCTGAACTAGAAGCTACAATTAGCGAAATC GATAATATTACTGAAGGTGAAATTCGCATTGATCCGAAGCATCATAGACATTTTGTTGCTCGGAGAGGAGGTGTATTACATCGTATTGCAGATGAATGTGGAGGAGTACAAATTTCATTTCCGAGAGCTGGCGTCGATAGTGATCGAGTAATTTTAAAAGGATCACATGAATGTATAGAAGCAGCGAAGCAACGAATGCGTGAAATTGTACAAGAATTG GAATCAATGGTGACAGAAGAATGTATAATACCTCAAAAACATCATCGTACAGTTATGGGAGCAAAGGGACGTAAAGTGCAGATGATTACATCTGAGTATGATGTACAAATAAAATTCCCTGATCGGGAAACATATG aTGAACAGCGTGTAGCAGAACAAATGAACGGTGAGAATGGTGAAGTTCCCGAAACTGTTCCAGCGTGTGATGTTATTCGCATTACTGGGCAACCAGAAAATGTAGCTGCTGCTAAACAAGCGTTGCTTGATCTAGTACCAATTACGATAGAA gtGGAGGTGCCGTTTGATCTTCATCGCTCTATAATAGGTCAAAAGGGTCGTGATGTGCGGGAACTAATGAATACATATGATGTTCATATCATGTTATCTCCAGCGGAGGAAAAACTTGATTATATTAAG ATTTCTGGAACACCACCGTGTGTTGAAAATGCAAAACAAGCTATACTCGATAAGTGTAAAGCTTTGGAAGCTGAACGTCAAGATAGAGCTTTGAAATCGTTCGAATTAAAG ATTGAAGTTGATCCAGAATATCATCCAAAGATAATTGGACGAAAAGGGGCCGtgattaataaaatacgtaGTGATCATGAtgttcaaattaattttccacgTAAAGGTGATCCAGAAGAACATATCATTACAATCACTGGTTATGAAAAAAATGCTTGCACCGCAAGAGATGATATCATGAAAATTGTTAACGAATTA AATGACTTGACGAAAGAAGAAGTGCATATAAATGCTGCTGTGCATTCGCGTTTAATCGGTTCGAAAGGAAGGAATATTCGTAAAATAATGGATGAGTTTAAAgttgatattaaatttccaaggaaaacCGATCCTGATCCCAATATTGTAACAATTGTGGGTACGGAAGAAAATGTAGCTGATGCAAAAGATCGTTTATTGAATTTAGAAGAAGAATAT aTTCAAGACGTTATAGAAAATGAGTACCGCGAAAATTTACGTTCACCTCAACGCGACGAAAGGAATTCTGGAAATTCCGGGTTTGTAGTGAAAGGAGGACCTTGGGAGCAGCAACAACAAAGTGCTCCGAACACCGCTAGCGTTGAAGAATTTCCGCAATTTGCCGGATATTCTCACGTACCTGTAACTAATCCTGATGGTCCTTGGGGTGTGAAACGTTAA
- the LOC126864457 gene encoding dual specificity protein phosphatase 19 — protein sequence MDLNSLIRSKKLQLKKCKTIVTNTLGQKYVEIDGINTELSSIATPFVIDDRPDLQIAHVIQGLFLSSQDPVVSKEILQKRKIRHVLSIGIDASVKFDDIKYYYCDLLDLPESDLLIAIKKCIKIIHEHRDENILVHCNAGVSRSPAIVISYIMAYEKISYDDAYNKVKSVRNCIKPNEGFVQQLKKAQLSNIL from the coding sequence ATGGACTTAAATAGTCTAATAAGaagtaaaaaattacaattaaaaaaatgcaaGACTATTGTAACCAACACGCTTGGTCAAAAATATGTAGAGATTGATGGAATAAACACAGAATTGTCCTCTATTGCTACGCCATTTGTCATAGATGATAGACCAGACTTACAGATTGCACATGTAATACAAGGACTATTCCTAAGTTCCCAAGATCCTGTTGTAAGCAAAGAAATCTTGCAAAAGCGTAAAATTCGTCATGTTTTAAGCATTGGTATTGATGCATCAGTAAAATTTGATGAcatcaaatattattattgtgaCTTGTTAGATTTACCTGAGTCTGATTTACTCATAGCAATTAAGAAATGCATTAAAATCATACACGAACATCGCGATGAAAATATTCTTGTACATTGTAATGCTGGTGTATCTCGCTCACCAGCAAttgttatatcttatataatGGCTTACGAAAAAATATCTTATGATGATGcatataataaagtaaaaagtGTAAGAAATTGTATTAAACCTAATGAAGGATTTGTACAGCAATTAAAAAAAGCACAACTCTCAAACATATTATAG